One stretch of Gammaproteobacteria bacterium DNA includes these proteins:
- a CDS encoding ankyrin repeat domain-containing protein, protein MVTKTLPWTKTLLIMFILLALTACQLPARKSKGNDFSRATAAVLNGDAGKVQQVLKQHPYLINARDVDGHSLLHILAKPPAHIRNRTMVAETLINMGSPVDARLNYQSGPTPLHLAAQSNDLELIKTLLAHGADIHAKGATDKSTVPYLGVASLESSMSVYAGSPLSVALHYGNTASARLLVEKGAHVDAPELAAGLGNLDKFRELTSIRGNRLSRVKTGLLYLKCFNYAIFNQQYELADQLLLSGVNINGHHEMDNFTLLHLVAQRGNSDMARFLLQKGADPKIRAGRNQLTPLELALRHNNTRVANVLRGAR, encoded by the coding sequence ATGGTTACCAAAACCCTGCCATGGACGAAAACACTACTCATTATGTTTATACTCCTGGCATTAACTGCCTGCCAACTCCCGGCACGAAAATCCAAAGGAAACGATTTCTCCCGTGCCACTGCGGCAGTACTCAACGGTGACGCCGGGAAAGTACAACAAGTACTAAAACAACACCCCTATTTAATTAATGCCCGTGACGTAGACGGGCACTCCCTATTGCATATCCTGGCCAAACCACCGGCACATATTCGCAACCGCACCATGGTCGCAGAGACTCTCATCAATATGGGCAGTCCGGTGGACGCCCGCCTGAATTACCAAAGTGGTCCTACTCCCTTACATCTGGCTGCACAGAGCAATGATCTGGAATTGATCAAGACCCTGTTAGCCCACGGTGCGGACATCCACGCAAAAGGTGCGACAGATAAATCTACCGTCCCCTACCTGGGTGTCGCATCCCTGGAAAGTTCAATGTCAGTCTATGCAGGTTCTCCATTAAGTGTGGCTTTGCATTATGGAAATACGGCCAGTGCCCGTCTATTGGTGGAAAAAGGCGCACATGTCGATGCTCCGGAATTGGCTGCCGGGCTGGGAAATTTGGATAAGTTCCGCGAGTTAACGTCTATTCGCGGCAACCGTCTGTCTCGTGTTAAAACCGGTTTATTGTATCTAAAGTGCTTCAACTACGCGATATTCAATCAACAATATGAATTGGCGGATCAACTGTTACTCAGCGGTGTCAATATCAACGGTCATCATGAAATGGATAACTTCACTTTGCTGCATTTGGTGGCTCAAAGAGGCAATTCAGATATGGCCAGATTCTTGTTGCAAAAAGGAGCCGATCCAAAAATTCGAGCAGGAAGAAATCAATTAACGCCACTGGAACTGGCACTGCGACACAACAATACCCGAGTGGCCAATGTGTTGCGCGGAGCCAGATAG
- a CDS encoding M20/M25/M40 family metallo-hydrolase: MKLHQLIVGLLLSGATLWCLADVVHHEMNITLQPQQSRIEVEDVLTLPGAAGMLKVLEFELHSDLALQAHPQISRVETGIAGSIPDGEVPRTRYAISMRSGVNKIKLKYSGIIQHELHAAKESDRSFSQTAGLIDERGVFLAASTLWYPQIAGHLMSFEMRVNLPQGWTSVTQGEREGAATAQTTWVEKNPQDEIYLLGGKYTYYEQAAGRVQAQVYLQKPDASLAQKYLDVTGQYIRMYETLLGDYPYGKFALVENFWGSGYGMPSFTLLGGQVIRLPFILHSSYPHEILHNWWGNGVYVDYSSGNWAEGLTAYLADHLINEQRGKGRSYRRDTLQKYADFVVEGRDFPLTEFVSRHNASSSAIGYGKTMMFFHMLRMQLGDEKFTAALQSFYRQFRFKRASFGDLENVFSKSSGQALQDVFQQWTTRSGAPELKLGKTRVRKDADGYKTTVTIQQLQKQAAYRLQLPVVLYGKDKNAVLRKVFSIDAKQQSISVYSSFEPLRLSIDPDFDVFRRVHKAEIPAALSQGYGAADVLLVLPSRASKSLLAAYEKLARKWSEDQEGRWKVKLDSQLKRLPSKGAVWLLGWNNRFNSTIFKALNSQGVHFDKKGKTSSVRLNNTRYQSTRHSLVLSTKLSEDQPILWLGASSPEALPGLTRKLPHYSKYSYLAFEGEEPENVLKGQWPVLNSPMTAGMKQHSRVPQYNQAPRQALAQLPGAFSSVSMVKTITALAGEAMAGRELGSAELDQAADFIAQQFQNAGLQAGGDKGSYFQDWVEDVGVPKGRLRLRNVIGILPGKNPAMKQQTVVLGAHYDHLGKGWPDVHQGDEGKIHYGADDNASGIAVMLEVLNKAKTWQPERAIVFVAFSGEEAGRRGSLRYVNTRSAFPPEQIFAMLNLDTVGRLGSQALTVFGTGSAKEWKTMFRFVGMATGVNIRPVADDFGSSDQKSFLDKGIPAVQFFGSVHEDFHRPGDRVDKIDTAGLVKVAAVVKETMEYLAHRLDPLTVTLVSGKGQQPHGPQAAGKQGQGKPAGRKVSLGTIPDFSYAGVGVKISGVNSGSPAQSAGLSGGDVIVKINAAVVKNLRDFAAVLRQAKVGDRLRIQWLRNGKEQQGEAVLVAR; the protein is encoded by the coding sequence ATGAAACTTCATCAATTGATTGTGGGGTTGCTTTTGTCAGGGGCAACTTTATGGTGCCTGGCCGATGTAGTGCATCATGAGATGAACATAACACTACAGCCGCAACAATCGCGCATAGAAGTGGAGGATGTTCTAACTTTACCCGGCGCTGCCGGCATGCTTAAGGTTTTGGAATTTGAATTGCACAGTGACCTTGCGCTTCAAGCCCACCCCCAAATCAGCAGGGTTGAAACGGGAATAGCGGGATCCATACCGGATGGCGAAGTCCCGCGAACACGCTATGCCATCAGCATGCGGTCCGGTGTGAATAAGATCAAGCTGAAATATTCCGGGATTATCCAACACGAATTGCATGCTGCCAAAGAATCGGATCGAAGCTTTTCCCAAACAGCAGGTCTTATTGACGAGCGAGGTGTTTTTTTAGCCGCATCAACGCTATGGTATCCCCAGATCGCTGGGCATTTAATGAGTTTTGAAATGCGGGTCAATTTGCCGCAAGGCTGGACCAGTGTCACCCAAGGCGAACGAGAGGGTGCTGCCACAGCTCAGACCACCTGGGTTGAAAAAAATCCACAGGATGAAATCTATTTACTGGGCGGGAAATACACCTACTACGAACAGGCGGCGGGAAGGGTGCAAGCCCAGGTATATTTGCAAAAACCTGACGCTTCCCTGGCACAAAAGTATCTGGATGTTACCGGTCAATACATCAGGATGTATGAAACGTTATTGGGTGACTATCCATATGGCAAATTTGCGTTGGTGGAAAATTTCTGGGGTTCGGGTTATGGCATGCCATCATTTACCCTGTTGGGCGGTCAAGTGATTCGCTTGCCGTTTATTCTGCACTCTTCTTATCCTCACGAAATACTTCACAATTGGTGGGGTAATGGTGTGTATGTTGACTATTCCAGTGGCAACTGGGCCGAGGGGCTCACCGCGTATTTGGCGGATCATCTGATCAATGAGCAGCGAGGTAAAGGTCGCAGCTACCGCCGTGATACTCTGCAAAAGTACGCGGATTTTGTCGTGGAGGGGCGTGATTTCCCTTTGACGGAATTTGTTTCGCGCCACAATGCATCTTCATCCGCTATTGGATATGGCAAAACCATGATGTTTTTTCATATGCTCAGAATGCAACTGGGAGATGAAAAGTTTACCGCTGCACTGCAATCATTTTATCGGCAGTTTCGCTTCAAGCGGGCCTCTTTCGGAGATTTGGAAAACGTGTTTTCCAAATCCTCGGGGCAAGCCTTGCAAGACGTGTTTCAGCAATGGACCACACGCAGTGGTGCACCTGAGCTCAAATTGGGAAAAACCCGGGTACGCAAAGACGCCGACGGGTATAAGACGACCGTCACCATACAACAGTTGCAAAAACAAGCGGCGTATCGATTGCAGCTGCCGGTTGTTTTGTACGGTAAGGATAAAAATGCGGTTTTACGTAAAGTTTTCTCTATTGATGCAAAGCAACAGTCAATATCGGTATATTCTTCCTTTGAACCATTGCGCTTAAGCATAGACCCGGATTTTGATGTGTTTCGGCGTGTGCATAAAGCGGAAATACCCGCGGCTTTATCACAAGGATATGGCGCTGCGGATGTATTGCTTGTACTGCCTTCGAGGGCGTCAAAGTCTTTGCTGGCAGCTTATGAAAAACTGGCACGCAAATGGAGCGAGGATCAGGAAGGACGCTGGAAGGTGAAATTGGATTCGCAACTAAAACGACTGCCAAGCAAAGGCGCCGTGTGGCTCCTGGGATGGAATAACCGTTTTAACTCTACCATATTCAAAGCATTAAACTCACAAGGCGTGCATTTTGACAAAAAGGGTAAAACTTCATCGGTAAGGTTGAATAACACCCGGTATCAGTCGACACGGCACTCGTTGGTGTTGTCGACAAAACTCTCGGAAGATCAACCCATCTTGTGGTTAGGCGCTTCCAGCCCGGAGGCGTTACCCGGTTTGACACGCAAGCTGCCCCATTACAGTAAATACAGTTACCTTGCTTTCGAAGGTGAAGAACCTGAGAATGTACTAAAAGGCCAATGGCCGGTGCTCAACAGCCCCATGACAGCCGGTATGAAACAACATAGCCGGGTTCCGCAATACAATCAGGCCCCACGCCAAGCATTGGCGCAATTACCCGGGGCATTTTCTTCCGTGTCCATGGTGAAAACCATTACTGCCCTGGCCGGCGAAGCGATGGCGGGGCGTGAGTTGGGCAGCGCGGAGTTAGATCAAGCCGCAGATTTTATCGCGCAACAATTTCAAAATGCCGGGTTACAAGCCGGTGGTGATAAAGGCAGCTATTTTCAGGATTGGGTTGAAGACGTGGGGGTTCCCAAGGGGCGTTTACGCTTGCGTAATGTCATTGGCATATTGCCGGGGAAGAATCCGGCAATGAAGCAGCAAACAGTGGTGTTGGGGGCGCATTACGATCATTTGGGTAAGGGTTGGCCGGATGTTCACCAAGGGGATGAAGGAAAGATTCATTATGGGGCGGATGATAACGCCAGCGGTATTGCCGTCATGCTCGAAGTGTTAAATAAAGCCAAAACGTGGCAACCGGAACGCGCCATTGTGTTTGTGGCTTTTAGTGGTGAAGAAGCCGGCAGACGTGGCTCGTTGCGTTATGTGAATACCCGCAGCGCTTTCCCGCCGGAACAGATCTTCGCCATGCTGAATCTGGATACGGTGGGACGGCTCGGTAGTCAGGCCCTGACAGTATTTGGGACCGGTTCGGCCAAAGAATGGAAAACGATGTTTCGCTTTGTGGGCATGGCCACCGGTGTCAATATACGTCCGGTCGCTGATGATTTCGGTTCCAGCGATCAAAAGAGCTTTCTGGATAAGGGTATTCCTGCAGTACAGTTTTTTGGCAGTGTTCACGAAGATTTTCATCGCCCCGGAGACCGGGTGGATAAGATCGATACTGCCGGTTTGGTTAAAGTGGCTGCTGTCGTCAAAGAAACGATGGAGTATTTGGCGCATCGTCTCGATCCTTTGACGGTGACCTTGGTCTCAGGCAAGGGACAACAACCACACGGGCCACAAGCTGCCGGCAAACAAGGGCAGGGAAAACCGGC